In Planctomycetota bacterium, the DNA window GACCTCGCGTACACCGACGGGCTGTACTACGGCGCCGGCGCCGCCATCCATCGCGTGTGGGCCGCAGAGCTGGGCGACTTCCGCACGCTCGAGATGATGGAACTCGAGCGGATCCTGCGGGCGCGGCACATGCTCCGCCAGACCACCGACCGCGAGGGCCGCACGCTGTACACCGACGAGCAACTCCAGAACTACCTCGTGCAGTTCGAGCGGGACTTCGCCACCGACGCCGCCCGCGGTCTGTCGGTCATCGATGCGGGCCGCGGCGCCGCCAAGGCCCACGCAGAGCCGATGAATCTGAATGTAGCGCTGGCGCAGCATCCCGCCGTCGGCGTACACCTGCCGCCGACGCCGGCGGACAGCGGCGCCAACGACGAGGCCGTCGACCGCCGGCTGCGGGAGATCGCCGAGCAGGCCCGGCAGGTCGGCCGCCTCTCGCTCGAGACGTTGGCCCTGATGAAGCAACTCGATCCGCACGGCGATGCGGCCAACGCCCGCCGGCTCGTCGGCGAGATCCATGCCATCCGCGACCGCGTGGAGAAGCTCCATCCCGCGTACTGGATGGCGCAGTACCTCAACCAGACCGGCGGCCTCAGGCGGGCCCGCGCCGATCGCGCCATCGCCCTCGAGATGGACGGCGCCGATCCCCGCGAGGTGCAGGCCCGGCGGGCCGAGCGCGACGCCGACAACCTGCAGTGGCTCGCCGATACCGCCGACCGCCTCGCCCGCATGCTCGAGGACGCCGCGAGCGGCGACGCGCCCCTGCCGCTCCGCGTGCATGCCCGGCCGCCGGCGGAGGCCCGGCTGCCCGCCGTCGTCTGGTTCGATCCGCGCCGCGGCGGGCTGTTCCACGAGCGGGACCTGCTCCGCCCCATCGCCGGCGACGATTCGATCGCCGACGTCACGCTGCGGTCGCTCGCCCGCTGCGACCGGGTGTCGGACATCGTGCTCGTCGCGACCGACGTCGACGCCGCTCGACGCGTGGCCGCCCGCACCGGCAACGCCGCTCGCATGCACGTCCGCTCCGCGCCCGACGGGCTGGACACACGTCGGCGCTGGATCGCCGCCGCTCGCGCGTTCTCGCCCGCGAGCTTCCGCGGTGGGCTCGCCTCGCTCACGCCCCACGACGAGTGCTTCGATGCCGCCACCACGGCGGCGATCATCCGCGAGTTCGGCGCACCCGGCGCACTCGTGCTCGCCGCGGACTGGGCGCTCGTCGATCCCGCGCTGACCGACGCCGTCGCCGAGCGGATGCTCGAGGACCCCGACGCCCGCCACGTCGCCTTCGCGCAGGTCCCCGCCGGTCTGGCGGCCTGCGCACTCGCGCTGCCCGCGTGCGACGAGCTGGCGATGTCCCCCCCGCATTTGCCCGGCGCGACCATCGGCGGACTACTGGCCTACCTGCCGCACGCGGCCCGGACCGATCCCATAGCCCGGCCAATCTGCGTCACGACTTCGCCGCCGCTCCGCGATCTCGGCCGACGGCTCATCCCAGACAGCCCCGATCGCGCCGCCACGCTGGCCGAGGCCCTCCACGTGGCCGCCGCGGGCAATCTCGACCCGCACGAACTGCCCGACATGCTCGGCGATGCGCTGCAGCGGCCCGCGCAGCTGCGGGCCATCCTGGGCGAGGACGCCGACGAGGGCCAGATCGACCGCGTGGTGGCCTTCGCCCGCGGCGCACCGGACGCGGCGATCACCCTCGACTGCCGCTACGGGGGCTATGCCGAATGGGTCGACGGCTTCGTGCACCGCCTGGTGGACGCCGGCGCCGCGTCGGTGCACGTCCGCACGCTCATGGCGGGCGGACCCTCGGAGGCCGATCGGCTGGCCCGCAGCGCCGCCGGCGTCATCAGCGTCGACATCCAGGATCCCGCGTTTCCGCCGCCGTTCGACGAGCTGCGCATGGAACGCGAGGACCGCCCGCGCTGGATCGTGCCCCGCCTCCGCCGCACCGCCGCCACGCTCGAGCAGCTGCCCGAGCGCTACGCGGCGCTGCTCGCCCGCTACGGCGCGGCCGTCGTCGATCCTCCGGCGCCCGACGAGTTCGAGCGGCTCCGTCCGCTGCCGCTGCCCCGCTCGGCCCGCAGGCGTCTCAACCTCGAGATCCGGCAGACCAAGGCCAAGTCCGTGCCGGCGGCGCTGGCCTAGCCGGTGGCCGATCCCGCGCATCCCGACCCGTCAAAGGACACCCCCGCGATCGCGATCATCCTCGCCCGCGCGGGCAGCAAGGGCGTGCCCGGCAAGAACCGGCGACCGATCGCGGGCCGCCCGTGCGTAGCCTGGACGATCGACGCGGCGCACGCCAGCGAGGCCGTCGGCCGCGTGGGCGTATCCACCGACGACGACGAGGTCGCGGCCACCGCGCTAGAGATGAACGCCGAGCACTGGCCCCGCACGCCCGCGCTCGCCACCCACGATGCCCGCATCGACGCCGCCGCCGCGGACGCCCTCGACCGCGCCGCCGAGCGCAAGCCAGTGGATCCCCACGCCCTCGTCGTGCTCCTCTACGCCAACGTGCCCGTCCGGCCGCCGGGCCTGATCGACCGCGCCGTCGCGGTGCTGCGGACGACGGGATGCGATAGCGTGCAGAGCTACGCACGCGTGGGCAAGCACCACCCCTGGTGGACCGCCACGCTCGGCGACGGCGGCGTCGTCCGGCCCTGGCACGGCGAGCAACTCTTCAACGGCGTCTACCGCCGCCAGGACCTGCCACCCGCCTGCGTGCCCGACGGCGGCGTGATCGTCCTCCGCCAGTCGGCGCTGTGTGCCGGCGCTGCGCAGGCAGACCGCCCGCACGCCTTCCTCGGCTCGGACCACCGCGGCGTCCAGACCGAGCACGGCGACGTCGTCGACATCGACACCGAGGCCGACCTCGCCGTCGCCGAACACCTGCTGCACACCCGTGCGGCGGCGACCTGACGCCTAGGACTCGCCATGGATCGCGTGCTCTGGATCTTCTCGCTGCCCAGGAGCGGCTCGTCGGTGACCGCCTACGCCGCCGCGCACGCGCTCGGGTGCCCGGTTGCCGACGAGCCCCTCGGCCCCTGGGACCGCACGGGCGAGCCGTACCACTACCCCGCCGAGCAGGCCGACCTGGTGAAGGCCCATCTGGCGGATCGCTGCATGCTGGAGGAGGTCCAGACCATCACGCTCGCCCAACGCGTGCTCGAGCAGATCGCCGGCCAGAGCAGCACGCTCGTTGTCAAGCACCCCCACCTGCGTCCGCCGCCGGCCAACTTCCAAGCGGCGTTCCCGACGCACCGGGCGGTGTATCTGGCGCGCAATCCCCTCACGCGGCTCAATAGCCTGTACGCCCGCGGATGGACCGACGCCCTCCGGCCCAACTACGAGCTGGACCACTACAAGCAATTCGCCGAGTACTGGGGCGACAGCCCGGGACACCTCACCTTCGAGCTGCTGCGCAAGAAGCCGCGGCGGTTCTTCCGGGAGCTCTTCGCGGCCTGGGGCATCACCGACGGCCGGCGGCTCGCCGCCCGCGCCGCCGATTACGCGGCCAACCACTACCACGCCTCATCGCTCGTACAGGAAGAACGCGCGCCCGCCGCCGCGCCCTCGGAGCGTGAACGCTCGCTGCCCGAAGAGGCCGTGCGGATGTACCTGGCCGATCCCGAGATCCGGCGCTTGATGAAGGCCAACAAGTGGACGCGGCGGGCGAACGCCTACCTGCCGAAATCACGGGTGAACGCGTAGCGGAGGTTCACCGCGTCGGCACGAACTGGACGGCGACGCCCGCCCACGGCTGCCACGACGCGGGATCCTCCTCCCACCAGAACAGCGTGGATTCGATCGCCGGCGGCGGCATCGAACCGGCACCGGGCAGCGGATCGCCCGCGATCGCGATGCGGACGCCATCGCCGAGCCGGCCCACCTGGTCGAGCATCCGCAGCATCGCCTCGGGCGAGCACGCCGCCTCCGCGACGAACACCGTCGGCGTCGAGCGCACGACCCGTTCCAGGTCGCCCACGAGGCCCCCATCGGCGTGCCCGAAGCCGCCGTCGATCGGACGGAACACCGCCCGTCCGGGCCCGCTCATCGCGGCGATCAGCTCGCCCCCCGCATCGCGCATCCGCCACGCGGGATCGATCAGCCCCACCGATGCGTCCTCGGCCGCCCTGCGAGAGGCGGCCAGATCGTCCGTCAGCACGACCACGACAAGCCGTCCGTCCATGGCGTGATCGAGCACATCCTCGGCGGGCATGCCGACCCGCGCCGCGAGCACCTCGGCCCACGCCGGCTCGGGAGCGGCGGCAACCGTGTCCGTTGGGGTCAGGAACACAACTTCGCGGGGCGGCGCGTCCGCATCGCCGTCGCGGGCCGCCATCCGCTGCTCATCCTCGGGGCTCTCATCGACCGGATCGTCCGACCCGGCATCGCCGCCCGCGATGGCGATCGGATCGCCCGGGCTCAGGGGCGGCGGGCCGCTCCGCAGCAAGACCGGCAGCAGCTGCCAGGCCGCGAACGCCACCAGCAGCACCGCCGCGATGCCCATCGCCGGCTTAAACCATCCGGGGAAGGACGCCAGCGATAGCGGCGGGTCGGCGTGCGACACGCCAACCGGCGAGCCCCGCCCCGCCAGCACCAGCAGCGACTGCCGCTCGTGCTCGTCCAGCACCGCCTGCGCGACGCTCGCCGGCGGCTGCGGCACATCGAGCGATCCCAGCGCCGCGCGGTCGATCCGCATCTGCTCCAGGGCCGTCGCCAGCCCGGGCTCGCCCCGGATCGCCTCATCGATCGCGCGCAGCGACGAACCGGGCGGAGCATCACCCCGCTCGCGAGCGTCGGCCTCGAGCCAATCGAGCGCGTCGGCCTCGCCCACGCCGCGTAGCCGCGCAATCGCGTCCTCGATGTTGGAGCGTTGCTGGCTCACCCGTGGTCGTCTCCCTGCGAGGCCCGCACGCCCGAGCGGCTGCGTTCCAGATCCTCGATGACGCTCCGCAGCGCCGCACGCGCCCGGAACAGCTTGCTCTTCACCGTGCCGACGGCCACCCCCAGCACGCCCGCGATCTGCTCGTACTCCAGCCCCTGCACGTCCCGCAGCACCAGCACGACCCGATGATCGGGCTGCAGCATCTGCAACCCTCGGGCCACCAGCCGCCGCCGTTCGGCCACGTCGAGGCCATCTCCGCCCCTTTGGACGCCCCGAGCGGCCTCGGGTTCCCCATCTTCGGGCCACGCGGAGCGCGAAGCCGACCGAACCCGTTCCGAACGCAGGTGGGTGTAGCACGCGTTGACGGCAATCCGGTAGGCCCACGTCGACAACGCCGATCGGCCGTGGAACTTCTCAAGGCCCGTGAGCACCTTGATGAGCGTTTCCTGCGTGAGTTCGGCGGCGGCGTCTTCGTCGCCGAGGATCCGGAAGCACACGGCGAAGATCGGCCGCTGGTACCGCTCGACGATCTCGGAGGCCGCCTGGGCGTCGCCCTCGCACGCTCGCCGCACGAGCCGGGCATCATCCTCATGGGCCACGTCGATGCTCCCTCGTCGCGCAACGAGCCGGCAGTCCAGCCTCCGCTCGATCGGCGATTGGGGTTTCCTCCGGACGACAGATTCGGTTGACTTTCCAACGCGTCTCGGTCAAACTGGGCAACAGGTTAGGGGACTCAGGTCCCGCCGTGGGGGTCAACGCATCGCACCGAACGACCGGCCAGGGTGCCGGCGTCGTACATGATGCCAGGGCGTGCGCACGATCTACCTGCCCGGAGATCGCGCCGAGAGGTCACGCCATCGGCACCACGGAAGATACAGGGGAGGTCCGATATGCGGACGTTTACGTGGTGCGCCGCGGCGCTCGGAGTTGCCGCTGCGCCGGCATTGGCACAGGTCACGCTCATCGACGACGGGTTCGAGGACTACGCGGCCGGCAGCGTTCTGACCGGCCAGGGGGGCTGGGACGTGTGGCCCGGCGGCACCGACGCGCTGGTCACCGGTGACATCGCCCGCACCGGCAGCAACGCGTTCTGGGCCAATGGACTCGAGACGGACCAGATCTTCCGGATGCGGGACGGCGGCGGCGTGCCCATCGCCCAGGACGGCACCTGGGAGTTCAGCTGCTTCGTCTACCTGCCGTCGGACGAGCTCGTCGGCGACTTCTACGTCATCATCCTCAACACCTTTAACGACGCAGACCCAGGCAACAGCAACTGGTCGATGCAGCTGCGGGTCAGCTCGCTCGATGGCGTGGTCGAGAGCCAGTTCGACGGCGCGACCACCGACGCCGTTCTCGACGAGTGGGTCGAGGTCAAGGCGGCCATCGACCTGACCAACGACCTGTTCACGATCTCCTACAACGGCGTGCCGCTCGCCGAGGACCTCGTCTGGAGCGAGAACGTCAGCGGCGGCGGCGAGACCCAGATCGACGTGCTCGATCTGTACGCCCCCGACGTCATCCCGGCCTACGTCGACGACGTGCTCTTCGTCGAGGTCTCCGCCGGCTGCCGCGCCGACTTCGACGGCGATGGCGAGCTGACGCTCTTCGACTTCCTGGCCTTCAGCAACGCCTTCGACGCGGGCGACATCGCCGCCGACTTCGACGGCGACGGCATCCTGACGCTCTTCGACTTCCTCGAGTTCAGCAACGAGTTCGACGCGGGCTGCCCCTAGGCGGCAAGTCCCCAGCTTGCCGCGCGTCGCGCGGCTTCCTCTCCGTGGCGGGCGGGCGGCCTCTTCCAAGGGCCGTCCGCCTGTGTTCGTGTCTCGCTACACTGCCCGCCCGCGAGCCGCGGCGGCCGAGCGCGGTCACTCGGAACGGCCCGGGCCCATCCACGACGCACCCTCCGACACGGGAGCCACGCATGTTCGATTCCATCTCGGTCCGCAGCCGCGGCGCCGCCAGCACGCTGGTCATCGGCTACCTCAAGGGCAAGCCCCTCAGCCCCGAGGCCAAGGAACTCGACGCCGACGGCTCCATCGCCGCCGCGCTCAAGCGGGGCGAGGCAACCGGCGAGCCCGGCAGCGTCGCGCAGGTCTTCCCGGCGGGCGGCGATCCCGCCAAGCGCGTCCTGCTCGTGGGCCTGGGCGACGCCAAGGACCTCGACGTCGCGACGCTCCGCACGATGGCCGGCCACGCGGGCCGCCAGCTCGCGGCGGCCAAGGAATCGTCCGTGCGCTTCGAGCTCAGCGGACCGCTGATGGCCGCCCGCCTCGACGTCGCCGAGGCCTACATCGCCCTGGGCGAGGGGCTGGGCCTCATCGGCTGGACCTGCGACGACTTCCGGGGGGAGGCCCGCCCTCCCCGCAAGCGCACCAAGCTGGCGATCACCGAGCCCGTCGCCCTCCGCGCCCGGGCGCTCAAGCACGGGCTTGGCCTCGCCGAGGGCGCCAACCTCGCCCGCACGCTCAGCCAGACGCCGCCCAACATCGCCACGCCGCTGTGGATGGCCCAGCAGGCCGGCAAGCTCAAGAAGCACGGCGTCGCGGTTCGCGTCCTCAAGGGCGCGACCCTGGAGCGCGAAGGCCTCGAGGGCCTGATCAACGTCGGCAAGGCCAGCGAGAACGAGCCGTGCCTCATCCGCATGGAGTACAAGCCCCCCCCCGCGCGCAAGGGCGCCAAGCCCATCGTGCTCGTCGGTAAGACCATGACCTACGACACCGGCGGCCTGAGCCTCAAGATCAACAACAGCATGCGGGGCATGAAGCGCGACAAGGACGGCGGGTGCGCCGTGCTCGGCGCTATGCACGCCATTGCCACGACCATCAAGCCCAAGGTGCCCGTCGTCGCGCTCCTATGTGCAGCCGAGAACAGCATCAGCGATGAGGCCTACCGCCCCGATGACGTGCTGACCTTCCGCAACGGCGTGACCGTGGAGGTCACCAACACCGATGCCGAGGGACGCCTCGTGCTCGCCGACGGGCTCTGCTGGGCCTGCGACAAGGAGAAGCCCGCCGCCATCCTCGACATCGCGACCCTCACCGGCGGCGTCGTCGTCGCGCTGGGCTCCACCTTCGCCGGTGTGTGGTGCGAGGACGAGAAGCTGCTCGGCCGCGTCCAGGATTCGGCCGACGCCACGGGCGAGCGCGTCTGGCGGCTGCCGATGCACCGCGAGTACCGCGACATGATGAAGTCCAGCGTCGCCGACATCATCAACAGCAACCCCAACCGCAAGGCGCACCCC includes these proteins:
- a CDS encoding 6-hydroxymethylpterin diphosphokinase MptE-like protein, with the translated sequence MPDPGILERNLAALRATSPDAARAVADAAPHPGISFAPTDDGVPTATLAAGGTEHLLASSRRPRREAERLAESVDPRNAATVAVLGFGLGYHVRAIADRIGSAGLVLCFEPDVPLLRAVLERVDCSDWLGGGDLILVHDAGDASAISRRLHGLEGALALGVQIIAHPPSVQRLGDSAAQFSRRFTEIINAAKTSIVTTLMQSEQSMANALRNARAYASQPGVEDLRGALAGTPAIVVSAGPSLAESIDALAKPEVRERACIIAAQTVLHPLLEAGVRPHFVTALDYHEISRRFYEQLTPDDVEGVTLVAEPKANPAIINAWPGAVRLAADGVLERLLNAHGVDLGGHHAELPAGATVAHLSYYLARFLGCDPVILVGQDLAYTDGLYYGAGAAIHRVWAAELGDFRTLEMMELERILRARHMLRQTTDREGRTLYTDEQLQNYLVQFERDFATDAARGLSVIDAGRGAAKAHAEPMNLNVALAQHPAVGVHLPPTPADSGANDEAVDRRLREIAEQARQVGRLSLETLALMKQLDPHGDAANARRLVGEIHAIRDRVEKLHPAYWMAQYLNQTGGLRRARADRAIALEMDGADPREVQARRAERDADNLQWLADTADRLARMLEDAASGDAPLPLRVHARPPAEARLPAVVWFDPRRGGLFHERDLLRPIAGDDSIADVTLRSLARCDRVSDIVLVATDVDAARRVAARTGNAARMHVRSAPDGLDTRRRWIAAARAFSPASFRGGLASLTPHDECFDAATTAAIIREFGAPGALVLAADWALVDPALTDAVAERMLEDPDARHVAFAQVPAGLAACALALPACDELAMSPPHLPGATIGGLLAYLPHAARTDPIARPICVTTSPPLRDLGRRLIPDSPDRAATLAEALHVAAAGNLDPHELPDMLGDALQRPAQLRAILGEDADEGQIDRVVAFARGAPDAAITLDCRYGGYAEWVDGFVHRLVDAGAASVHVRTLMAGGPSEADRLARSAAGVISVDIQDPAFPPPFDELRMEREDRPRWIVPRLRRTAATLEQLPERYAALLARYGAAVVDPPAPDEFERLRPLPLPRSARRRLNLEIRQTKAKSVPAALA
- a CDS encoding acylneuraminate cytidylyltransferase family protein, whose amino-acid sequence is MADPAHPDPSKDTPAIAIILARAGSKGVPGKNRRPIAGRPCVAWTIDAAHASEAVGRVGVSTDDDEVAATALEMNAEHWPRTPALATHDARIDAAAADALDRAAERKPVDPHALVVLLYANVPVRPPGLIDRAVAVLRTTGCDSVQSYARVGKHHPWWTATLGDGGVVRPWHGEQLFNGVYRRQDLPPACVPDGGVIVLRQSALCAGAAQADRPHAFLGSDHRGVQTEHGDVVDIDTEADLAVAEHLLHTRAAAT
- a CDS encoding RNA polymerase sigma factor is translated as MAHEDDARLVRRACEGDAQAASEIVERYQRPIFAVCFRILGDEDAAAELTQETLIKVLTGLEKFHGRSALSTWAYRIAVNACYTHLRSERVRSASRSAWPEDGEPEAARGVQRGGDGLDVAERRRLVARGLQMLQPDHRVVLVLRDVQGLEYEQIAGVLGVAVGTVKSKLFRARAALRSVIEDLERSRSGVRASQGDDHG
- a CDS encoding GC-type dockerin domain-anchored protein is translated as MRTFTWCAAALGVAAAPALAQVTLIDDGFEDYAAGSVLTGQGGWDVWPGGTDALVTGDIARTGSNAFWANGLETDQIFRMRDGGGVPIAQDGTWEFSCFVYLPSDELVGDFYVIILNTFNDADPGNSNWSMQLRVSSLDGVVESQFDGATTDAVLDEWVEVKAAIDLTNDLFTISYNGVPLAEDLVWSENVSGGGETQIDVLDLYAPDVIPAYVDDVLFVEVSAGCRADFDGDGELTLFDFLAFSNAFDAGDIAADFDGDGILTLFDFLEFSNEFDAGCP
- a CDS encoding leucyl aminopeptidase family protein; this translates as MFDSISVRSRGAASTLVIGYLKGKPLSPEAKELDADGSIAAALKRGEATGEPGSVAQVFPAGGDPAKRVLLVGLGDAKDLDVATLRTMAGHAGRQLAAAKESSVRFELSGPLMAARLDVAEAYIALGEGLGLIGWTCDDFRGEARPPRKRTKLAITEPVALRARALKHGLGLAEGANLARTLSQTPPNIATPLWMAQQAGKLKKHGVAVRVLKGATLEREGLEGLINVGKASENEPCLIRMEYKPPPARKGAKPIVLVGKTMTYDTGGLSLKINNSMRGMKRDKDGGCAVLGAMHAIATTIKPKVPVVALLCAAENSISDEAYRPDDVLTFRNGVTVEVTNTDAEGRLVLADGLCWACDKEKPAAILDIATLTGGVVVALGSTFAGVWCEDEKLLGRVQDSADATGERVWRLPMHREYRDMMKSSVADIINSNPNRKAHPIQGAAFLSYFVDEKVPWCHIDIAGTHAVDADEGPYIAGPTGFGARLLARLAEHW